A single region of the Candidatus Margulisiibacteriota bacterium genome encodes:
- a CDS encoding DUF192 domain-containing protein yields MPINLLILLLGLTFWTVLTPPHMSNTEAVFQARPVISATIGEKTYELEIADDLAKRGRGLSWRKSLAKNRGMLFLFEKPDQYVFVMDGMLFPLDFIWLKQGVVVALKEDVQPSKPDHSSTNIVTNTHFDQTIELNAGEIKTTHIKIGDRVSYF; encoded by the coding sequence ATGCCAATTAACTTATTGATCTTACTGCTAGGCCTGACTTTTTGGACGGTGCTCACGCCTCCCCACATGTCCAACACCGAAGCGGTCTTTCAGGCCCGGCCGGTCATCAGCGCGACCATCGGCGAGAAAACATATGAACTGGAGATCGCGGACGACCTGGCCAAACGGGGTCGCGGTCTCTCATGGCGTAAATCACTGGCCAAAAACCGGGGAATGCTCTTCCTTTTTGAAAAACCGGACCAATATGTTTTTGTTATGGACGGCATGCTTTTTCCCCTGGATTTTATCTGGCTAAAACAAGGGGTTGTTGTTGCCCTTAAAGAAGATGTCCAGCCGTCCAAACCGGACCATTCCTCGACCAATATCGTTACCAATACACATTTTGATCAGACGATCGAACTCAACGCCGGAGAAATAAAAACAACCCATATAAAGATCGGCGATCGTGTTTCTTATTTTTGA
- a CDS encoding beta-galactosidase yields MYPFGVTFYPDQWPLGTWEETFKKIKESGLNTIRFGEMAWDWVEPEPGKYRFYDLDRALDLCEKIGLQVLLGLPTSQVPSWFYRKYPNSRPVAQDGTLYPEYGPRPNICKDNPHYRMHAEKLVRTMVKRYSKHLAVAMWQVDNEPVYPPLDHTTSNDFCHCEHSRQAFIKWAREKYGTIKKLNDAWGTRFWTTTFFSFNDILTPKAGIWEAVSPHIFLDWFRFKTDSLSQWINHLADVVREYDKFHKVGTNGFVGICTRVPDHSKMVGNLDWYGLDIYPKGGRMDPQGLAFHYDLWRSFVRGTKAEFHITELQGGQNVRWGAPEYVEGPEIRGWTTAALEHGAEAILYHAWRPPLFGAETGGFGICNVDGSSSKRLEVIKKLAGDIRSGKLKKANCKAKLAIAYLRSSEIQSYQEQGPPRGIAGQWEAVRGDIGIMYSILSLGGAYSVLFQKSEPADFIFERELDSGDLPYKVILMPNPYLLSQKQYDNLKKWISAGGKLITEARFGLKNEMGHLLEHPFLEDLIGEKYEFTAPTPTGFIDGLQGRPRKEQVFTKKIGKGKAVYANFSLFLQIKNGNKKLANLVNKELA; encoded by the coding sequence ATGTACCCTTTTGGCGTAACTTTTTACCCCGACCAGTGGCCGCTCGGCACCTGGGAGGAGACCTTTAAAAAGATCAAAGAGAGCGGTTTAAATACTATTCGTTTTGGTGAGATGGCCTGGGACTGGGTCGAGCCGGAACCGGGGAAGTACCGCTTCTACGACCTTGACCGGGCGCTCGACCTTTGCGAAAAGATCGGCCTGCAAGTTCTGCTGGGCCTCCCTACCTCCCAGGTCCCAAGCTGGTTTTATCGAAAATACCCGAACAGCCGGCCGGTCGCCCAGGACGGGACCCTCTATCCGGAATACGGTCCCCGACCCAATATCTGCAAAGACAATCCCCATTACCGGATGCACGCCGAAAAACTGGTCCGAACTATGGTCAAGCGCTACAGCAAGCATCTGGCGGTCGCTATGTGGCAGGTCGACAACGAACCGGTCTATCCACCCCTTGACCACACCACCTCCAACGACTTTTGCCACTGCGAACATTCCCGCCAGGCCTTTATTAAATGGGCCAGGGAAAAATACGGAACGATCAAAAAACTGAACGATGCCTGGGGGACCAGGTTCTGGACGACTACCTTCTTCTCTTTTAACGATATCCTGACCCCCAAAGCGGGGATCTGGGAAGCGGTTTCTCCGCATATTTTCCTCGACTGGTTCCGTTTCAAGACCGACAGCTTGAGCCAGTGGATCAACCACCTGGCCGACGTTGTCCGGGAATACGATAAATTCCACAAGGTTGGGACCAACGGCTTTGTCGGGATCTGCACCCGGGTTCCCGACCACAGCAAAATGGTCGGCAACCTCGACTGGTACGGGCTCGACATTTACCCCAAAGGGGGACGGATGGACCCGCAGGGGCTCGCCTTCCACTATGACCTGTGGCGGAGTTTTGTGAGGGGGACCAAAGCAGAATTCCACATCACCGAACTCCAGGGGGGACAGAATGTCCGCTGGGGCGCCCCGGAATATGTCGAGGGGCCGGAGATCCGCGGCTGGACGACCGCCGCGCTCGAGCATGGAGCCGAAGCGATCCTCTACCACGCCTGGCGGCCGCCGCTGTTTGGCGCCGAGACCGGCGGGTTTGGCATTTGCAATGTTGACGGATCATCCAGCAAGCGGCTGGAAGTAATCAAGAAGCTTGCCGGAGACATTCGCTCCGGCAAACTTAAAAAAGCCAATTGCAAAGCTAAGCTCGCGATCGCTTATTTGCGAAGCAGTGAGATCCAGTCGTATCAGGAGCAAGGCCCGCCGCGCGGCATTGCCGGACAATGGGAAGCGGTCAGGGGCGATATCGGGATAATGTATTCGATCCTGTCGCTGGGAGGAGCTTATTCGGTCCTTTTCCAAAAAAGCGAACCGGCCGATTTTATTTTTGAGCGCGAACTTGATAGCGGCGACCTTCCTTATAAAGTTATTTTAATGCCAAACCCCTACCTGCTTTCTCAAAAGCAATACGATAATCTGAAAAAATGGATCAGCGCCGGCGGCAAGCTGATCACCGAAGCCCGCTTTGGCCTGAAAAATGAAATGGGGCATCTGCTTGAACACCCCTTTCTGGAAGACCTGATCGGTGAAAAGTACGAATTCACCGCCCCCACTCCAACCGGCTTTATTGACGGACTGCAAGGTCGCCCGCGCAAAGAACAAGTTTTCACCAAGAAGATCGGCAAGGGAAAAGCGGTTTACGCCAACTTCAGTCTCTTTTTGCAGATCAAGAACGGCAATAAAAAGTTGGCCAACCTGGTCAACAAAGAGCTGGCCTAA
- a CDS encoding glycosyl transferase, which produces MSKYGHFDKKNKEFVITRPDTPLPWINYLGADEYCALMSNTAGGYSFHKDPKERRLTRYRYNNVPMDRGGRYIYIRDNKTEKFFSPSWQPTMKLDKYECRHGIGYTVINSEYAGVKTKTTYFVPLGENLEIWMLEISSNKDRDLSVFPFVEFCLWDALNDMTDYQYNLNIGQTEYKDGIIYHLSRHRVNPDLVGFLACANALPKGFDTQRRDFMGTYGDFSAPRGVVEGKMKNSIACGWSPVGALKIPVKLKKGETKTLIFVLGFEDNLEGPAKKVKQFSKKEVIEKELKKLAEYWEGNLNKFAVETPDEELNLMANVWNQYQCRTTFNWSRSASYYESGIGRGMGFRDSNQDTLGFVHMIPGKVKERIKDLAATQLKDGSAYHQYSPLYKKANPSDHKYGDDHLWLIFSTAGYVKESGDLNFLKEEVTFAGEDSGTMYEHLARAIGFSTSNIGEHGIPRILFADWNDCLNLDQGKGKAESVMVAQMLVGAAYEMAKLAELLGKKEDVKKYTTIADEMKAVINERCWDGQWYTRAYTDELEPVGSKSCKEGKIYLESQAWAVLSGTADEERAKQCMDSVKKNLSTEHGIMVMTPPYSKFYWQLGSIGVYPPGLKENGAIFCHPNPWAMIAECLIGRGDQAYAYYRAILPSARLKIADLHKTEPYVYCQMIAGRDHKDFGEGKNSWLTGSACWNFVAMSQYIIGVRADYKGLMIDPCIPKAWKSFTAHREFRGAIYNISVKNPNGVSKGIKQISIDGKELKSNVLPVGKAGQEYNIEVVMG; this is translated from the coding sequence ATGTCTAAGTACGGTCATTTCGACAAAAAGAATAAAGAGTTTGTGATCACCCGCCCCGACACCCCGCTCCCCTGGATCAATTATTTAGGAGCCGACGAATATTGCGCCCTGATGTCAAACACTGCGGGAGGCTACAGTTTTCATAAAGACCCGAAAGAGCGGCGGCTGACCCGCTACCGCTACAATAACGTCCCAATGGACCGCGGTGGTCGTTATATTTACATTCGCGACAACAAAACCGAAAAGTTTTTCTCCCCCTCCTGGCAGCCGACCATGAAACTCGACAAATACGAATGCCGCCACGGGATCGGCTACACTGTCATTAACTCTGAGTACGCCGGGGTCAAGACCAAGACAACCTATTTTGTCCCGCTTGGTGAAAACCTGGAGATCTGGATGCTCGAGATCAGCTCCAATAAAGATCGCGATCTCTCGGTCTTCCCGTTTGTTGAGTTCTGTCTCTGGGATGCCTTAAACGACATGACCGACTATCAATACAACCTGAATATCGGCCAGACCGAATACAAAGACGGGATCATCTATCACCTCTCCCGCCACCGGGTCAATCCTGATCTCGTCGGTTTCCTCGCCTGCGCCAACGCTCTGCCAAAAGGTTTTGACACCCAGCGCCGCGACTTTATGGGAACTTACGGCGATTTCTCCGCCCCGCGCGGGGTCGTCGAGGGAAAGATGAAAAACTCGATCGCCTGCGGCTGGTCGCCGGTCGGCGCGCTTAAGATCCCGGTCAAGCTGAAAAAAGGGGAAACAAAAACCCTGATCTTTGTCCTCGGCTTTGAAGACAATCTCGAAGGTCCGGCAAAGAAAGTGAAACAGTTCAGCAAGAAAGAAGTCATTGAAAAAGAGCTCAAGAAGCTGGCCGAATACTGGGAAGGGAACCTCAATAAGTTTGCCGTCGAAACCCCTGATGAAGAACTGAACCTGATGGCCAACGTCTGGAACCAGTACCAGTGCCGGACCACCTTTAATTGGTCCCGCTCCGCTTCTTATTATGAATCAGGGATCGGCCGCGGCATGGGGTTCCGCGACTCCAACCAGGACACCCTCGGTTTCGTTCACATGATCCCGGGTAAAGTTAAAGAACGGATCAAAGACCTGGCCGCCACCCAGCTAAAAGATGGGAGCGCCTACCACCAATATTCACCGCTCTACAAGAAGGCCAATCCTTCCGACCACAAATACGGCGACGACCACCTCTGGCTGATCTTTTCAACCGCCGGTTATGTTAAAGAGAGCGGCGATCTTAACTTCCTCAAAGAAGAAGTGACCTTCGCGGGCGAAGATTCCGGGACAATGTACGAACATCTCGCCCGGGCGATAGGCTTCTCGACCTCCAACATCGGCGAGCACGGGATACCGCGGATCCTTTTTGCCGACTGGAACGACTGCCTCAACCTGGACCAGGGAAAAGGAAAAGCGGAATCGGTCATGGTGGCACAGATGCTGGTTGGGGCCGCGTATGAAATGGCCAAGCTAGCCGAACTCCTCGGTAAAAAAGAAGACGTCAAAAAATACACGACTATTGCCGATGAGATGAAAGCGGTGATCAACGAAAGGTGCTGGGATGGCCAATGGTACACCCGCGCTTATACCGATGAGCTGGAACCTGTTGGCTCCAAGAGCTGCAAGGAAGGGAAGATCTATCTGGAAAGCCAGGCCTGGGCGGTCCTCTCGGGCACTGCCGATGAAGAACGGGCCAAGCAGTGCATGGATTCAGTAAAGAAAAACCTCTCGACCGAACACGGGATCATGGTCATGACCCCGCCTTACTCCAAGTTTTACTGGCAGCTTGGTTCGATCGGCGTTTATCCGCCGGGACTCAAGGAGAACGGCGCGATCTTCTGCCACCCTAACCCGTGGGCAATGATCGCCGAGTGCCTGATCGGCCGCGGCGACCAGGCTTACGCTTATTACCGGGCGATCCTCCCTTCGGCCCGCCTCAAGATCGCCGACCTGCACAAGACCGAACCGTACGTCTACTGCCAGATGATCGCCGGCCGCGACCACAAGGATTTTGGCGAAGGGAAAAACTCCTGGCTGACCGGCTCCGCCTGCTGGAACTTTGTCGCCATGTCGCAATATATCATCGGGGTCCGCGCTGACTATAAAGGGTTGATGATCGACCCGTGCATTCCCAAGGCTTGGAAAAGCTTTACCGCCCACCGGGAATTCCGCGGAGCGATTTACAATATCTCAGTTAAAAATCCTAACGGGGTCAGCAAAGGGATCAAACAAATCTCGATAGACGGCAAAGAATTAAAATCCAATGTTTTGCCGGTCGGCAAAGCGGGACAAGAATATAACATTGAAGTTGTAATGGGGTAG
- a CDS encoding T9SS type A sorting domain-containing protein: protein MRLLLVIVCLVLFLSPGFAYSTSPEALTMGPATSTGTNFINYGVAGESIAGLICSGSYGGSVGLASMVYTPLFPQAGGAVAIIPSGEGETLVYPNPFIPESQPVTIAYKYATDAPVKAYIFDLSGSLIRLISDTSANRGSDGYSRVVWDGRSVFGEAVDNGVYFVRVVVDGRTIAKTKVVAIK from the coding sequence ATGAGATTACTCCTGGTCATTGTGTGCCTGGTTTTGTTTTTATCCCCCGGGTTTGCTTATAGCACCAGCCCGGAGGCGTTAACCATGGGTCCGGCCACTTCTACCGGAACAAATTTTATTAATTATGGAGTAGCGGGGGAAAGCATCGCCGGATTGATCTGCAGCGGCAGCTACGGAGGAAGCGTCGGATTGGCGTCAATGGTCTATACGCCGCTTTTTCCCCAAGCGGGAGGAGCAGTCGCGATAATCCCGAGCGGCGAAGGAGAGACCCTGGTTTACCCCAACCCATTTATTCCGGAAAGCCAGCCGGTGACCATTGCCTATAAATATGCGACCGATGCCCCGGTAAAAGCCTATATTTTTGATCTGTCGGGGAGTTTGATCAGGCTGATCTCGGATACCAGCGCCAATCGCGGCAGTGACGGCTATAGCCGGGTCGTCTGGGACGGCAGATCTGTCTTTGGCGAAGCCGTAGACAACGGGGTCTACTTTGTCAGGGTCGTGGTTGACGGTCGAACGATCGCCAAGACGAAGGTAGTTGCCATAAAATAG
- a CDS encoding serine/threonine protein kinase, whose amino-acid sequence MVSSITKQLARVDGLANRHRVASNVARGALIAACAVGGAYGSVRASFNDPLYKPWSHLVAALASAVLGYGAHKVLVSDRLTLAGNAAELELQKGEMTALQAMKEDHLHQSFMERYEVKRPLGQGGMASTILAYDRRLDLDVVLKIPLEGSLNDPATIARFESAEARNQARLVIEGVVHLYDLGRLSPKTFTALTGRPLHSFNGSIPYITMEFMPSGTLENIVEKKQQQEGVNHFPVDYVLDLAISIGETLLSVHREGIVHRDLKPDNIFVYRTEGEDRDRFKIGDWGLAKYVRRDLGKKSLKLTQAYKQGVFGTPLYMSPEVWRGEEADWRADYYALAVIVFELITGRAPYPIKPTDDASAYGRRVMDENIPLPDFAFLGEPLSDFFTKAFQKKAENRHPSARVFVDELRQIRRNHLLQFGQTNFSLSMVNIGGKNDQ is encoded by the coding sequence ATGGTCAGTTCGATCACTAAACAGCTGGCTCGAGTTGATGGGTTGGCCAACCGGCATCGAGTTGCTTCCAATGTAGCCAGGGGGGCATTGATCGCGGCTTGTGCGGTTGGCGGGGCCTACGGGAGCGTCAGAGCTTCTTTTAACGACCCGCTCTATAAGCCGTGGTCGCACCTGGTCGCGGCATTGGCGAGCGCGGTGTTGGGTTATGGCGCGCATAAGGTCTTGGTTTCTGATCGACTGACGTTAGCCGGCAATGCGGCAGAGCTGGAATTGCAAAAAGGTGAAATGACAGCTCTCCAGGCGATGAAAGAAGACCACCTTCACCAGTCATTTATGGAGCGTTATGAGGTCAAAAGACCGTTAGGCCAGGGAGGGATGGCGTCAACAATATTAGCCTATGACCGGCGCCTTGACCTGGATGTCGTGTTAAAAATACCGCTTGAAGGGTCGCTCAATGACCCGGCGACGATCGCCCGGTTTGAAAGCGCGGAAGCGAGAAACCAGGCGAGACTGGTGATCGAAGGGGTGGTCCATCTTTATGACCTGGGTCGGCTTAGCCCGAAGACCTTTACCGCCCTCACTGGCAGGCCACTGCATAGTTTTAATGGTTCGATCCCATACATTACCATGGAATTTATGCCTTCAGGAACGTTGGAAAACATTGTTGAAAAAAAACAACAGCAGGAAGGGGTCAACCATTTCCCGGTTGATTATGTTCTGGACCTGGCGATCTCGATCGGCGAGACTTTGCTGTCGGTCCATAGGGAGGGGATAGTCCACCGCGACCTTAAACCTGACAACATTTTTGTCTACCGGACCGAAGGGGAAGATCGCGATCGCTTCAAGATCGGTGACTGGGGTTTGGCCAAATATGTTAGGCGTGATCTGGGGAAAAAATCGCTCAAGCTTACTCAAGCTTATAAACAAGGAGTATTTGGTACCCCTCTTTATATGTCGCCGGAAGTCTGGCGGGGGGAAGAGGCAGATTGGCGGGCCGATTATTACGCCCTGGCGGTCATTGTTTTTGAGCTGATCACGGGACGAGCCCCTTATCCGATCAAGCCGACCGATGATGCCTCGGCCTACGGCCGGCGGGTAATGGACGAGAACATCCCGCTTCCTGATTTTGCCTTTCTGGGCGAACCGCTGTCGGATTTTTTTACCAAGGCATTTCAAAAAAAAGCTGAGAACCGCCATCCTTCGGCCCGGGTCTTTGTTGACGAGCTAAGGCAGATCAGGCGGAACCACTTATTGCAATTTGGCCAGACCAACTTTTCGCTGTCAATGGTGAATATTGGAGGGAAAAATGATCAGTAG
- a CDS encoding YifB family Mg chelatase-like AAA ATPase: MLTKVVSAAVNGLEAIFVEVEINSQKGLPGQTIVGLPDASVRESRDRVRSAILNCGYEFPPGYFTINLAPADIRKEGPMYDLPIALGMLAQAGTVKGELHEVVLGELSLDGTVRRINGILPVCLAARKEGRKKILVSMENAEEAALVEGLEVIGVGTLRQAIEHINGESILSPHIIDSAKLLEGAIESELDFNDIKGQGHGKRALEVAAAGGHNILLVGSPGSGKTMLARRLPGILPPLSIEEALEVATLYSVAGLLDSKTPLVKRRPFRSPHHTTSDVGIIGGGRIPKPGEVSLSHLGVLFLDEFPEFDRRVLEVLRQPLEDGKVTISRAQATLTYPAEFMLVAAMNPCPCGNYLDPVRPCVCSPLKAQNYWAKLSGPLLDRIDLQVEIPRLNREELTAQPDGEPSINIRERVVAARKKQKERFSGSKTFCNSRMTSKQLREYCRLGKEAENLLKAAVVHLGLSARSYDRVLKVSRTIADLQGETEILAEHVAEATQYRALDRKSHK; this comes from the coding sequence ATGTTGACCAAAGTTGTTTCTGCGGCGGTTAATGGGCTTGAGGCGATCTTTGTAGAAGTAGAGATAAATTCGCAGAAAGGGCTTCCAGGCCAAACCATTGTTGGCTTGCCGGACGCCTCGGTCCGTGAGTCCCGCGATCGGGTCCGTTCGGCGATCTTGAACTGCGGCTACGAATTTCCGCCGGGATATTTTACGATCAATCTCGCCCCGGCCGATATCAGGAAAGAAGGGCCAATGTACGATTTGCCGATCGCGCTCGGGATGCTGGCTCAGGCCGGGACGGTCAAAGGGGAGTTGCACGAAGTTGTCCTGGGAGAGCTCTCGCTCGACGGCACGGTCCGTCGGATCAACGGCATTCTGCCGGTCTGTCTGGCGGCGAGAAAAGAGGGACGGAAGAAGATCCTGGTCTCAATGGAGAACGCGGAAGAAGCGGCGCTAGTGGAAGGGCTGGAGGTAATTGGGGTTGGAACTCTGCGCCAGGCGATCGAACATATTAACGGAGAAAGCATCCTTTCTCCGCATATAATTGATAGTGCGAAACTGTTGGAAGGAGCGATCGAAAGCGAGCTCGACTTTAACGATATCAAAGGGCAGGGGCATGGCAAAAGAGCCCTTGAGGTAGCGGCGGCCGGTGGACACAACATTTTGCTGGTCGGTTCTCCCGGCTCTGGCAAAACGATGCTAGCCCGGAGGCTCCCCGGGATACTTCCTCCCCTTTCTATTGAAGAAGCGCTGGAAGTCGCGACCCTCTATTCGGTTGCCGGCCTGCTCGACAGTAAAACGCCGCTAGTGAAGCGGCGCCCCTTTCGCTCGCCGCATCATACTACTTCCGATGTTGGGATAATTGGAGGGGGCCGCATTCCAAAGCCGGGAGAGGTCTCTCTTTCGCATTTGGGGGTTCTTTTTCTTGACGAGTTTCCGGAGTTTGACCGGCGGGTTTTAGAAGTTTTGCGCCAACCGCTGGAAGATGGGAAAGTAACCATCTCGCGGGCGCAAGCCACACTGACCTATCCGGCCGAATTTATGCTGGTAGCGGCGATGAATCCCTGTCCCTGCGGCAACTATCTTGACCCGGTCAGGCCATGTGTCTGTTCCCCGTTAAAAGCTCAGAATTACTGGGCTAAATTGTCTGGTCCTCTTCTGGACCGGATCGACCTGCAGGTTGAGATCCCCAGATTGAACCGCGAAGAATTAACCGCTCAGCCGGATGGCGAACCTTCGATAAATATTAGAGAGAGGGTTGTGGCCGCCCGGAAAAAGCAAAAAGAGCGTTTTAGCGGGAGCAAGACTTTTTGCAATTCCCGAATGACTTCAAAACAGCTCCGGGAATATTGCCGACTGGGGAAGGAAGCGGAAAACCTGTTAAAAGCGGCGGTTGTGCATCTTGGTTTAAGCGCCCGTTCTTATGATCGGGTGTTAAAAGTTTCCAGAACGATCGCCGATCTGCAAGGGGAAACAGAGATCTTAGCCGAACATGTGGCGGAAGCGACCCAGTATCGGGCGCTCGATAGAAAAAGTCATAAGTAG
- a CDS encoding YraN family protein encodes MASYLLGVNGESIAEEYYMNQGYEILAKNFRSHQGEIDIVVRRDSLLVFVEVKNYSYKNLRHPAAAISKNKKENLIRTARYYLYINKIKETNCRFDVLTIIRRTGEEPVIEQYENAFEVTGC; translated from the coding sequence ATGGCTAGTTATTTACTTGGGGTGAATGGAGAGTCGATAGCAGAAGAATATTATATGAACCAGGGGTATGAAATCCTGGCGAAAAACTTCCGTTCCCACCAGGGAGAGATTGATATTGTAGTCCGCCGCGATTCCCTGCTGGTATTTGTCGAAGTAAAAAATTATTCCTACAAAAACTTGCGCCACCCGGCGGCGGCGATCAGCAAAAATAAAAAAGAGAACCTCATTCGAACCGCCCGCTATTACCTCTATATTAATAAGATCAAAGAGACCAACTGTCGTTTTGACGTTTTGACGATAATTCGCCGTACTGGGGAAGAGCCGGTCATTGAGCAATATGAAAATGCGTTTGAGGTGACCGGATGTTGA
- a CDS encoding HU family DNA-binding protein encodes MNKQDLCAFVSKQTKMPKAKIMNILDTTFTAIEGSLKKGQNVRLVGFGTWKKLRRKARPGRNPQTGKKLTIPARNVIRFSMGQHLYDAVN; translated from the coding sequence ATGAATAAACAAGATCTCTGTGCTTTTGTTTCCAAACAAACAAAAATGCCGAAAGCCAAGATAATGAACATCCTTGATACTACTTTTACCGCGATCGAAGGGTCGCTGAAGAAAGGGCAGAATGTTCGCCTCGTCGGTTTCGGAACTTGGAAGAAGCTTCGCCGCAAAGCTCGCCCCGGACGAAATCCGCAAACCGGGAAAAAACTGACCATCCCGGCTCGCAATGTCATCCGATTCTCCATGGGCCAGCATCTTTACGATGCAGTAAATTAA
- a CDS encoding ribonuclease HII, whose amino-acid sequence MLSAVYENRLARQGFKLIAGVDEAGRGPLAGPLVAAAVILPNKYFLPGLNDSKQLTARQREKLFKEISKCAISVGISTISHLEIDRINIGRANFLAMERAVRKLAVRPDYLLIDGERYRIKSNVPARGINGGDAKSPSIAAASILAKVTRDRLMGKYHEKYPEYNFFAHKGYGTREHLLLLKQWGPCPIHRRSFSPVAKTLCSA is encoded by the coding sequence ATGCTTTCCGCAGTTTACGAAAACCGTCTTGCCCGCCAAGGCTTTAAACTAATTGCGGGAGTTGACGAAGCGGGACGAGGCCCGCTGGCAGGGCCGCTGGTCGCGGCCGCGGTTATCCTGCCAAATAAATATTTTCTCCCCGGACTTAACGATTCAAAACAATTGACCGCACGCCAGAGGGAAAAGCTTTTTAAGGAGATCAGCAAATGTGCGATCAGTGTCGGGATCTCGACCATTAGCCACCTGGAGATCGACCGGATCAATATTGGCAGGGCGAACTTCCTGGCAATGGAGAGAGCGGTGCGGAAGCTTGCGGTCAGGCCGGATTATTTGTTGATCGATGGGGAACGATACCGAATTAAAAGCAATGTTCCGGCCCGGGGGATAAATGGCGGGGATGCCAAGAGCCCGTCGATCGCCGCCGCCTCGATCCTTGCCAAGGTGACCCGCGACCGCTTGATGGGAAAATATCACGAGAAATACCCGGAGTACAACTTTTTTGCCCACAAAGGGTACGGGACCAGGGAGCATCTTCTGCTCCTCAAACAATGGGGCCCTTGCCCGATCCACAGACGATCATTCAGCCCGGTTGCCAAAACCCTATGTTCTGCTTGA
- the lepB gene encoding signal peptidase I: protein MPRLNHWAFDWLETIVVALLLALVIRAFFLQVFWIPSESMVPSLDIGDRIVVNKVIYHFRQPRRFEVVVFRQTPEVGPGKKDLIKRLVGLPGEKLQIKNGVIYINDQPVAEKHPKNEDFANFGPVNIPQEHCFVMGDNRAASFDSRYWKDSSGTLKFLPMKNLIGQAICLIWPLNKIGLIL, encoded by the coding sequence GTGCCCAGGCTTAATCACTGGGCGTTTGACTGGCTAGAAACGATAGTAGTAGCGCTTTTATTGGCCCTGGTTATCAGGGCCTTTTTTCTTCAAGTATTTTGGATCCCTTCCGAATCGATGGTCCCAAGCCTTGATATTGGCGACCGGATCGTTGTCAACAAAGTTATTTACCATTTTCGCCAACCCCGCCGTTTTGAGGTGGTAGTTTTCCGGCAGACACCGGAAGTCGGCCCCGGAAAAAAGGACCTGATCAAACGGCTGGTTGGTCTGCCGGGAGAAAAACTGCAGATCAAAAATGGGGTCATTTATATCAATGACCAGCCGGTAGCCGAAAAGCATCCCAAGAATGAGGATTTTGCTAATTTCGGGCCGGTCAACATACCCCAGGAACATTGCTTTGTTATGGGAGATAACCGGGCGGCCTCGTTTGACAGCCGCTACTGGAAAGACTCATCCGGAACGCTGAAATTCCTGCCGATGAAGAACCTGATCGGCCAGGCGATCTGCCTGATCTGGCCCCTTAATAAAATCGGCTTAATTCTATAA
- the rplS gene encoding 50S ribosomal protein L19: protein MSVIQEIENGTIRKIQNFKVGDTVKVFSKIIEGGKERVQGFEGIVLKLSGVGARKNFTVRRIVQGVGVERTFPINSPKIDHVDLVRIGKTRRAKLYYLRKRIGSRAIRVEEGVAESAQA, encoded by the coding sequence ATGTCAGTGATCCAGGAAATTGAGAACGGCACAATAAGGAAAATCCAGAATTTCAAAGTGGGGGACACCGTCAAGGTTTTCTCCAAGATCATCGAAGGCGGAAAAGAACGGGTTCAGGGGTTTGAAGGGATCGTCCTCAAGCTTTCCGGTGTCGGCGCCAGAAAGAACTTTACTGTCCGCAGGATCGTTCAGGGTGTCGGCGTAGAGAGGACCTTTCCGATCAATTCACCAAAGATCGACCATGTCGACCTGGTTAGGATCGGGAAGACCCGCCGGGCGAAGCTTTACTATTTAAGAAAGAGGATCGGAAGCCGCGCCATCAGGGTTGAAGAAGGAGTCGCGGAAAGTGCCCAGGCTTAA